The Populus alba chromosome 6, ASM523922v2, whole genome shotgun sequence genomic interval CTTCTCTATCAAGCAAATGATATGCTAACCTCAAAATACTTGATTAGATGGCAAGCATGGCGGCCTACTGGACCCACATAAATTTCCTCACCTCCCCTTTTCAGCAAAAATAGCTAGAACGTGACAATATCAGATTAGAGCCTttatgaagaaaatagaaacgaaaccgaaccgaaactgtTTGATAGCTCATTAGCAAGTAAAATATGTCTCACCTCGTCAAAAGCATCAAATATGTCTATGCTTGGCTGGTGTATTGTGCACACTACAGTTCTTCCAGTATCCACTGTGTTCCTCACTGCTCTCATAACTATGGCTGCTGCCCTGGCATCAAGGCCAGATGTTGGCTCATCCATGAAAATTATGGATGGATTAGCAACAAGCTCAACTGCAATCGTCAACCTCTTGCGCTGCTCGGTGGAGAGACCATCCACACCAGGCAATCCAACAAGTGCTTCTCTTAAAGGGTTCAATTCCACAAGTTCCATGACCTCCTCAATGAACATCTGCAACACATTGATTGAATTTACTGTCAAAAACCTGATGGCTGAAAAGTTGTAGTCCAGTGTTTTCTATCTAGAATTTATCTCTTCCTATTCACTACAGCGTGCATCCTTGAAGTTGGATGCTTTTACTTTCACCCCTCATCGTTTtccaacaaaaagaagaaagaaaaggaaagaaatgtaCCTTTCTTGTTTCCGAATCAACATCGGGGGAAAGTCGAAGCCATGCGGAATAAACCAAGGATTCATAGACAGTCACATGAGGGGAGTGAATGTCAGTTTGCTCACAGTATCCTGAAATGCGAGCAAATGTTTGTTGGTTCTTTGGATATCCTGATATACTTATTCTTCCATCAATATAACCACCGGTTTTTCTTCCAGATAATACATCCATTAAAGTGGTCTTGCCGGCGCCACTAACTCCCATTAGAGCTGTTAGGACTCCTGTCCTGAAAGCACCACTGACACCCTTCAAAAGTTCCAGACGATCCTCAGGAATACCTTGAGCCTTCATTTCCTGCAAGTGTGGGGcaaaagtcaggatgcacaccTCGGCCAGCATTTCAATAGAATGGTTGTGAAAAGCAGGTAAGATATCTGAACATTaaagtattttgaaatttaGAGACTTCCAACAGATTCAGAAACTTTTCATGCAATGAAATTGGGAGAATTACTTAGAGAATTGAATTCATCCATATTGTCTGCAACTCCTGAAATTTTAGCATTTCAATTGTTCTTTAAGCTTGCTAATATTTACATTGTTGCTTCATAATTAAAGCCTTAAGGTACCTGCGGCATGTCTACCGAATATCTTATTTCTTCGAAAGTGATAGAAAGCGGTTGAAAAGGGAGAACCATTCCTCGCTTATTTTGATTGGCATCACCAAGGCTAGGTATTCTTAAAGATGGTGCCCTAGCTGAGGAATTTCTTTTGCTGTCTTTCCCTCTTTCTGCAATGTTTCAAGGAAGCTCAACTTATATCTTGCATCATACAAGATACAAAAGCAACGTATCTATGTAGGAGAGTCTTGTGACTTACCTGAAGAGCTCTTTCCTCTTGTTGATAGTTCAATAAAATTTCCAGTTCTGTTGGCATCTCTTTCAGCCAAGGCCTCTTTTGATAACATTGCCTGAGGCTTCCCAAATGCTGCGATCAGTTCAATCATCAGAACCGCAGGCTTAACTTTCAAAACTGGACATGTAAAATGCAGATATACTCACGGTTGAGATATTTTAGAGCCAAGGTGAAAAGGAAGTTGAAAAGCAAGGTATATCCTATCAAAGCTCCTACTCCAATCCAATACCAACGCGCTTCTGGAAAAACTCCACGAGACTTCAATAAAGTAACTCCTAATGACTCTGTTGAATTAGAAGGAATCTGCGGCACAAAGATATTTCCGTTTTATTAGTATTAGCTGAAGCATTTTTCTTTGAGTCTTCAATATATACTCTTGTCGGAGTTCAAGAACATGAATCTTACATGTCTCCAACTATTCCCAAGAAATTCATTGACAGACACGGCATTCTGCACATACATTAACGGCGAGACCCAGTACCCCCATATCCACCAGGACTTCACATTATCTAATACAAAAGAATATAGGGTTCATCATCAGAATTTAATCTCATCACACTCAACAAACTAAATGAGAGTAAATGTATCCAAGTCACCTCTTGATAAGATGAATCCTCCCATAACTAGTACAGCAAGCAATGCAAATGAACCAACATTGTTGGCCACGATTACGTTCCTTCCTAGTGATCCCATCATTCGGAAGAGCCCAGATGACATCTGGTTAGCCAATACGAATATCAAGTACTGCTTGAAAAACCTGCCACGAAAAGTTTTTCAGCAAATTCTGGAACCTGAAGTCCCAAGGACTTGAAACAAATTCATTGACAAGTTCAATTTTCCCACCTTCCAATGTTTGGATCAAAGCCTACAGCATAATATGTCATGGTGGTCCATATGGCAACTTCTACAAAGGTGATTGGGATCTTGAGAATCCATGTAGGTATGGCATATGCCCATGGAGGATAGAAGAGAAGGTCTCTTTGCTTGTAAAAAACAGGAAGCTTCATGATGGTCATGACAAGCTCTGAAAAGCCATTGAAcataatgataatgatagcaAAGAAAAGAGCACCGATATAAACCCCGCCATCCGTTACTGTGTTGTGGTGCATCTCCGTTCTTAGAAATACTGTCATTGTTATGGAAGCTAAAAGAATAAGCTGAAAATGAAGGAAGAACTTATTATTGTCACAACAGTGAAGAGCTCAAAGTTTATTCTAGTTTTTGAATATATGCAGATCCTTGAGAACACAGAATATGGCTATAGTTtcagaaaacaagaagaagaatgcTCACTTGTGTGAATTTGAAAATGTAGACAAATGAGTTCCTTTTCATGAGCAAAAATTCTCTTGAAATGCAAGCTTTCAAGAGTTCCTTCTTGCCGACACCATATTTCTCAGTTGATAGAGCAGAAGGGTGGCTTTTGGACTTGTCAAATGGTATAGCAAGTTCATCACCTAGTTTTCGACCAATATGAAATGATTGGAATGCTTCAGAAAACTCCTTGGCTGAAACAAAGCTGTAAGGCTGATCTCTACTTGCCCAGTACTGCTCTTGATCTTTCCTTGATGTCACCTGTTCCATTTCACCAGAAAAAGTTGATAAACAAGCTGAAAGCTGCTCAAAGATCGGCAAGGGAAACATAATATTTGAGGTTATAGCTAGTATTACTTCTTGTAAGAAGTCAGCAACTCCTTTCCTCTCCGGACATTTAAAACCCAATGATTCAAAGAATTCAAGAACATTTTCACGTGGACCTTGGTACACAATTAGCCCATCTGACAGAAGAATTACGTCATCGAAAAGATCATAGGTTTCTGGTGCTGGTTGAAGTAGAGAGATGAGAGTAGTTCCATCGAGGATGTGTGTTGTTTGCCTGAGTGAGTTCACTATTTGGAATGTTGTTGAACTGTCCAAACCAGTTGATATCTCGTCCATGAAAAGTGCTCTTGCTGGTCCAACTAACATCTCACCTACATCACATAGACCAGAAGATACTCAGGTATGGCTTATGCTCATAAAGACTATTGCcaacaataccaaaaaaattgcCTAATGTTTTACCTGTAGTGAGTCGCTTCTTTTGTCCACCGGAGATGCCTCGTATCATTTCATCGCCCACCATGGTATCAGCACATATATCAAGCCCTGTAATCTGTGAATTTGTAAAAGCCGAAAGATTAGCTATATCCATATTTGTAATCCTGCAACTCACTGGCCTCATTAGAATTGCAGCAAGTACCTTGAGAATATAATATGTTGTCACACTAGTCTCTTGCCCTTCTAGTGCTGCTGCCTGCGGAATCCAAATATTTAGAGCATATTTTAACGGTGAAAACTCTATTCTCACTATGATTATGGACTCAATTCTATTGCCATCCTTCCTCACCTTCATGTAAATATCAAGGTCAGGATCTGGTTTTATATTTgcttctttctcccttcttgaTAATTCAGTTAACATCTCTGCACAATTTCAGAATCCCGcagtaaattaatttcaaacccTTTATTAATCAAACAACTGATGTGGTTAAACAATGGTGTATCACTGACCGTAACGCGGTCCGACCCCTTGACATCTCGCAGAGAAAGACAGTGTTTCTCTCACAGTCATTTCTCCTATATGAAGATCAAATTGACTAATGTAAGCTGATGTCCTCTGTGGTACAAACTCTTCCATCCCATGTCCATTGTAAGTAACACTTCCTGAACACTGAAATTTCACAAATATCAAGGTCAGATCATATACAAAgcaaaataatttcttgaaaacAAATACGAAAATCCCTATCTCCTTACCTGCAAATCTttaccaagttttccagccaaAGCCAATAGTAAAGTGGTCTTGCCTGAGCTTGGAGGGCCTAAAAGCAGTGTCATTCTGCAAGATTTGAATGAACTAATGTGAGGAACCAACCATTTTGCGAAATTTGCTGTATAAAAACACCGCTAACTTAATGTTTTCCTGACCTACGAGGCTTGATGATTACGTCACGAAGAATGGGAAATGGCTGCTTTCTACTTGGAAGTAAGTGAAGAAAACTCAAGAACCCCTTTGAAGAGAGGAAGAATACAGAGCAACCAATGAGTTCAATTCACAGATAACAAATATTGTTCAAGTAAAATAGATAAGCAAGCTAGTATGATTTCTGTAACTTTTGTACCTCTAACATGTTAGCAGAGAAGTTTAATATTGTAGGCACCGCTCTACCTCCTACATAAGCTTCTGCTTCAACATTCAAATGTTCGAACCTGACTTCAATTGTTGGCATTTCCAGTTCAACTCTGAAGAAAAAAGgccaaattgataaaaaaaaaaaaaaaagaaaatcttcagAAACTGAGATGAAATTGAAGTTTGAAGAACCAATACCTGTCAATCCTTTCTTTGAGCTTCAACAAGAACCTCTCATTATCTTCTTCAGCAATCTTAACAAGCCTCTCTAACAAATCCCTTTTCTCTACTAAACCAAGGTTTACAATATCAATCTCTCTTGCTTTACCTTCTTCTTCAGTTAAAATACCTCTTGTCAAACGTAAATAAGTAGGGAGTTTCTCTAAAGCAGCCCATTTTAGagcttcttcatcatcttcatcacgAGAAGACCTTGAAAAAACTTCAGGGATACTATTCCTCCATGTATTAGAAGAAGTGCTTAAACGTGCACTACTTACTCTGTATGTATCACCAGCACCAtccatttttttagtttctctaTCAAAATGTTGCTACTATCATTCAAACATGAAGAAGCAAGAGCAACTTTTGAAGTTTTCTTCAAGTTTCATGCAAGAAAAACCAGACACGCATATGAACTTCGTACCCGAAGTACTTTGGTCAGCTGGTTTGAATATGGTATGGGTTCTCTGTCTTCTCAACCTTAAGCGTTTATGGAGGAGAGAGTAGAGACAACAATGTGAGTTTCTTCTCTGTCCTTTCAGTTGAAATGgggtttgtaattttttgagaGTCTTAGTGTCAAGAAATGGggtatatatagacacacacacgcagagagagagagagagagagagcactgTATTTGACTGCAAAAGTATACAAAGGCGATGGTCGAGTTTTTGAAGAAATGgagtgaaaaaaaatctaaatattgatttttcaaGTAAGAATATTGGATGTTCTTGTTTTAGTGAGAAGGTATCCTCA includes:
- the LOC118050327 gene encoding pleiotropic drug resistance protein 1; protein product: MDGAGDTYRVSSARLSTSSNTWRNSIPEVFSRSSRDEDDEEALKWAALEKLPTYLRLTRGILTEEEGKAREIDIVNLGLVEKRDLLERLVKIAEEDNERFLLKLKERIDRVELEMPTIEVRFEHLNVEAEAYVGGRAVPTILNFSANMLEGFLSFLHLLPSRKQPFPILRDVIIKPRRMTLLLGPPSSGKTTLLLALAGKLGKDLQCSGSVTYNGHGMEEFVPQRTSAYISQFDLHIGEMTVRETLSFSARCQGVGPRYEMLTELSRREKEANIKPDPDLDIYMKAAALEGQETSVTTYYILKITGLDICADTMVGDEMIRGISGGQKKRLTTGEMLVGPARALFMDEISTGLDSSTTFQIVNSLRQTTHILDGTTLISLLQPAPETYDLFDDVILLSDGLIVYQGPRENVLEFFESLGFKCPERKGVADFLQEVTSRKDQEQYWASRDQPYSFVSAKEFSEAFQSFHIGRKLGDELAIPFDKSKSHPSALSTEKYGVGKKELLKACISREFLLMKRNSFVYIFKFTQLILLASITMTVFLRTEMHHNTVTDGGVYIGALFFAIIIIMFNGFSELVMTIMKLPVFYKQRDLLFYPPWAYAIPTWILKIPITFVEVAIWTTMTYYAVGFDPNIGRFFKQYLIFVLANQMSSGLFRMMGSLGRNVIVANNVGSFALLAVLVMGGFILSRDNVKSWWIWGYWVSPLMYVQNAVSVNEFLGNSWRHIPSNSTESLGVTLLKSRGVFPEARWYWIGVGALIGYTLLFNFLFTLALKYLNPFGKPQAMLSKEALAERDANRTGNFIELSTRGKSSSERGKDSKRNSSARAPSLRIPSLGDANQNKRGMVLPFQPLSITFEEIRYSVDMPQEMKAQGIPEDRLELLKGVSGAFRTGVLTALMGVSGAGKTTLMDVLSGRKTGGYIDGRISISGYPKNQQTFARISGYCEQTDIHSPHVTVYESLVYSAWLRLSPDVDSETRKMFIEEVMELVELNPLREALVGLPGVDGLSTEQRKRLTIAVELVANPSIIFMDEPTSGLDARAAAIVMRAVRNTVDTGRTVVCTIHQPSIDIFDAFDELFLLKRGGEEIYVGPVGRHACHLIKYFEEIEGVPKIKDGYNPATWMLEVTSAAQEAVLKDNFTDIFKNSELYRRNKALIKELSAPPPGSIDLYFPTRYSQSFFTQCMACLWKQHWSYWRNPPYNAVRLLFTTFIALMFGTIFWNLGSKRNRKQDIFNSMGSMYAAVLFIGVQNATSVQPVVAIERTVFYRERAAGMYSALPYAFAQVMIEIPYTLVQALIYGVIVYSMIGFEWTAIKFFWYIFFMYFTLLYMTFYGMMNVAITPNHNIASLVSSAFYAIWNLFSGFIIPRTRVPIWWRWYCWACPFSWTLYGLIASQYGDLEDKVEGDETVKDFVRNYFGFRHDFVGICAIAVVGMSVLFAFTFAFSIKTFNFQRR